The genomic segment ACTAAAAAACATCAACAAACAACTGTTTTTTGATTATCTGGTAAAATTTTCAACAGGCATTACTTAGTTATGTAGCCCATAATACTATTTTTCACTTTCAATTCTTTGCTGAAAAATAAAAACAAAAATACAATAAGTGTTGTAAATAAATAAAAAAAAGAGAATCAATATTAAATAAAAAATAAAAAATAAAATGAATTTACGATCAATTCTATTGGCCAGCCTACATAAGAGTAGTTATATTCACCAACAATAAATAAAATAACCCTATTAACATTTTTAAACTGGTGATTAATGAATAATCATAAGAAAATCAACAGTCAGAAAAGGTAGTTTATTGATTGCTAAAGTGAAATATCATAATTAATGCAGAATTTAATTTGAAAGGTGAGCATAAAAATATTGCTGATAATAAAATAAGGGCGAAACCTGAGTTTTGCCCTTCTGATACAAAATAGCGCTTAGCGATGCCGCAGGCGCGCAAAAAAACGTATTCCCCACAAGCGCAAATCATCAACATAGGTAAAAATCACCGGGATAACGATCAGGCTGAGGAATGTAGAGGTTATTAAGCCGCCAATTACCGCTATCGCCATTGGAGAGCGAAAGCTGGGATCCACGCCCAGCCCCAATGCAATCGGCAACATACCGCCACCCATGGCAAAAGTGGTCATCACAATAGGACGTGCGCGTTTTTTACCGGCATCGACTAACGCCTCAAAGCGCGCCATTCCCATTTCTGCCCGAGCCTTAATAGCGTATTCCACCAGCAGAATCGAGTTTTTAGTCGCTACCCCCATCAGCATAATCAGCCCCAACATGGCGGGCATAGAGAAGGCCTTTTGGGCAAGAAACAGCGACAGAATGGCTCCGGGCACTGACAGCACCAATGCCGCAAGAATGGTGACTGGCTGCATAAAATCCTTAAACAGCAGCACCAACACCACAAAAATGCACAGAACACCGGTGCCCATGGCAACCGCAAACCCTGACATTAACTCCACCA from the Limnobaculum zhutongyuii genome contains:
- a CDS encoding efflux RND transporter permease subunit, which translates into the protein MLANVATVTVVDGIDQIKRYDRRRTVDIEIELNGIPLGDVDESVYNLPSMKQLPPGIYTTQVGDAELMVELMSGFAVAMGTGVLCIFVVLVLLFKDFMQPVTILAALVLSVPGAILSLFLAQKAFSMPAMLGLIMLMGVATKNSILLVEYAIKARAEMGMARFEALVDAGKKRARPIVMTTFAMGGGMLPIALGLGVDPSFRSPMAIAVIGGLITSTFLSLIVIPVIFTYVDDLRLWGIRFFARLRHR